The Bos indicus x Bos taurus breed Angus x Brahman F1 hybrid chromosome 25, Bos_hybrid_MaternalHap_v2.0, whole genome shotgun sequence genome has a window encoding:
- the STX4 gene encoding syntaxin-4 isoform X1 yields MRDRTHELRQGDDSSDDEDKERVALVVHPGTARLGSPDDEFFQKVRTIRQTIVKLENKVRELEKQQVTILATPLPEESMKQDLQNLRDEIKQLGRDIRAQLKAIEPQKEEADENYNSVNTRMRKTQHGVLSQQFVELINKCNLMQSEYREKNVERIRRQLKITNAGMVSDKELEQMLDSGQSEVFVSNILKDTQVTRQALNEISARHSEIQQLERSIRELHEIFTFLATEVEMQGEMINRIEKNILSSADYVERGQEHVKVALENQKKARKTLRAPGTQGLPSLPAAGGGLDRASSQTPSSQWPCAEGQTVLLGSAATHPWGPHPWVTVPGGRPAVSCLAETCSFVRN; encoded by the exons ATGCGGGACAGGACCCACGAGCTGAGGCAG GGGGATGACAGCTCGGACGATGAAGACAAGGAGCGAGTCGCGCTGGTGGTACACCCGGGTACTGCACGGCTGGGGAGCCCGGACGATGAGTTCTTCCAGAAG GTTCGGACAATTCGGCAGACTATCGTCAAGCTAGAGAATAAAGTCCGAGAGTTGGAGAAGCAGCAGGTCACCATCCTGGCCACGCCCCTTCCCGAGGAGA GCATGAAGCAGGACCTGCAGAACCTGCGCGACGAGATCAAACAGCTAGGGAGGGACATCCGCGCGCAGCTGAAGG CCATAGAGCCCCAGAAGGAGGAAGCTGATGAGAATTATAACTCCGTCAACACAAGAATGAGAAAAACCCAG CACGGGGTCCTGTCCCAGCAATTTGTGGAGCTCATCAACAAGTGCAACTTAATGCAGTCTGAATACCGGGAGAAGAACGTGGAGCGGATTCGGAGGCAGCTGAAGATCA CAAATGCTGGAATGGTGTCTGACAAGGAGCTGGAGCAGATGCTGGACAGTGGGCAGAGCGAGGTGTTTGTGTCCAAT ATACTGAAGGATACACAAGTGACTCGACAGGCCCTAAATGAGATCTCGGCCCGGCACAGCGAGATCCAGCAGCTGGAGCGCAGTATCCGTGAACTTCATGAGATTTTCACTTTTTTAGCCACTGAAGTGGAGATGCAG GGGGAGATGATCAACCGGATTGAGAAGAACATTCTGAGCTCAGCAGACTATGTGGAACGTGGGCAGGAACATGTCAAGGTGGCCCTGGAGAACCAGAAGAAGGCGCGCAAG ACACTAAGAGCACCAGGGACCCAGGGTCTGCCTTCTCTCCCAGCAGCTGGGGGTGGGCTGGACAGAGCCTCCAGCCAGACCCCTTCCTCACAGTGGCCTTGTGCAGAGGGGCAGACAGTTCTTCTGGGGTCGGCAGCCACTCATC
- the STX4 gene encoding syntaxin-4 isoform X2 translates to MRDRTHELRQGDDSSDDEDKERVALVVHPGTARLGSPDDEFFQKVRTIRQTIVKLENKVRELEKQQVTILATPLPEESMKQDLQNLRDEIKQLGRDIRAQLKAIEPQKEEADENYNSVNTRMRKTQHGVLSQQFVELINKCNLMQSEYREKNVERIRRQLKITNAGMVSDKELEQMLDSGQSEVFVSNILKDTQVTRQALNEISARHSEIQQLERSIRELHEIFTFLATEVEMQGEMINRIEKNILSSADYVERGQEHVKVALENQKKARKKKVFIAICLSITVLILVVIIVISTLV, encoded by the exons ATGCGGGACAGGACCCACGAGCTGAGGCAG GGGGATGACAGCTCGGACGATGAAGACAAGGAGCGAGTCGCGCTGGTGGTACACCCGGGTACTGCACGGCTGGGGAGCCCGGACGATGAGTTCTTCCAGAAG GTTCGGACAATTCGGCAGACTATCGTCAAGCTAGAGAATAAAGTCCGAGAGTTGGAGAAGCAGCAGGTCACCATCCTGGCCACGCCCCTTCCCGAGGAGA GCATGAAGCAGGACCTGCAGAACCTGCGCGACGAGATCAAACAGCTAGGGAGGGACATCCGCGCGCAGCTGAAGG CCATAGAGCCCCAGAAGGAGGAAGCTGATGAGAATTATAACTCCGTCAACACAAGAATGAGAAAAACCCAG CACGGGGTCCTGTCCCAGCAATTTGTGGAGCTCATCAACAAGTGCAACTTAATGCAGTCTGAATACCGGGAGAAGAACGTGGAGCGGATTCGGAGGCAGCTGAAGATCA CAAATGCTGGAATGGTGTCTGACAAGGAGCTGGAGCAGATGCTGGACAGTGGGCAGAGCGAGGTGTTTGTGTCCAAT ATACTGAAGGATACACAAGTGACTCGACAGGCCCTAAATGAGATCTCGGCCCGGCACAGCGAGATCCAGCAGCTGGAGCGCAGTATCCGTGAACTTCATGAGATTTTCACTTTTTTAGCCACTGAAGTGGAGATGCAG GGGGAGATGATCAACCGGATTGAGAAGAACATTCTGAGCTCAGCAGACTATGTGGAACGTGGGCAGGAACATGTCAAGGTGGCCCTGGAGAACCAGAAGAAGGCGCGCAAG aaGAAAGTCTTTATtgccatctgtctgtccatcactGTCCTCATTCTGGTGGTCATCATTGTCATCTCCACGTTGGTTTGA
- the STX4 gene encoding syntaxin-4 isoform X3, whose amino-acid sequence MRDRTHELRQGDDSSDDEDKERVALVVHPGTARLGSPDDEFFQKVRTIRQTIVKLENKVRELEKQQVTILATPLPEESMKQDLQNLRDEIKQLGRDIRAQLKAIEPQKEEADENYNSVNTRMRKTQHGVLSQQFVELINKCNLMQSEYREKNVERIRRQLKITNAGMVSDKELEQMLDSGQSEVFVSNILKDTQVTRQALNEISARHSEIQQLERSIRELHEIFTFLATEVEMQGEMINRIEKNILSSADYVERGQEHVKVALENQKKARKNQLKLQPVAPTGI is encoded by the exons ATGCGGGACAGGACCCACGAGCTGAGGCAG GGGGATGACAGCTCGGACGATGAAGACAAGGAGCGAGTCGCGCTGGTGGTACACCCGGGTACTGCACGGCTGGGGAGCCCGGACGATGAGTTCTTCCAGAAG GTTCGGACAATTCGGCAGACTATCGTCAAGCTAGAGAATAAAGTCCGAGAGTTGGAGAAGCAGCAGGTCACCATCCTGGCCACGCCCCTTCCCGAGGAGA GCATGAAGCAGGACCTGCAGAACCTGCGCGACGAGATCAAACAGCTAGGGAGGGACATCCGCGCGCAGCTGAAGG CCATAGAGCCCCAGAAGGAGGAAGCTGATGAGAATTATAACTCCGTCAACACAAGAATGAGAAAAACCCAG CACGGGGTCCTGTCCCAGCAATTTGTGGAGCTCATCAACAAGTGCAACTTAATGCAGTCTGAATACCGGGAGAAGAACGTGGAGCGGATTCGGAGGCAGCTGAAGATCA CAAATGCTGGAATGGTGTCTGACAAGGAGCTGGAGCAGATGCTGGACAGTGGGCAGAGCGAGGTGTTTGTGTCCAAT ATACTGAAGGATACACAAGTGACTCGACAGGCCCTAAATGAGATCTCGGCCCGGCACAGCGAGATCCAGCAGCTGGAGCGCAGTATCCGTGAACTTCATGAGATTTTCACTTTTTTAGCCACTGAAGTGGAGATGCAG GGGGAGATGATCAACCGGATTGAGAAGAACATTCTGAGCTCAGCAGACTATGTGGAACGTGGGCAGGAACATGTCAAGGTGGCCCTGGAGAACCAGAAGAAGGCGCGCAAG